Proteins found in one Pogoniulus pusillus isolate bPogPus1 chromosome 36, bPogPus1.pri, whole genome shotgun sequence genomic segment:
- the NECAP2 gene encoding adaptin ear-binding coat-associated protein 2, translating into MAAAEEEEYEAVLCVKPAVHVYRVPPRASNRGYRAAEWQLDQPAWSGRLRITAKGKIAFIKLEDRTSGELFAQAPVEQFPGIAVESVTDSSRYFVIRIEDGNGRRAFIGVGFVDRGDAFDFNVALQDHFKWVRQQSELAKQAESPEQGPKLDLGFKEGQTIKLNIANMKKKEGGAGNPRPRPAGPGGLSLLPPPPGGKSSTPVCPAERPTPLSAPTRLPGTPITDSLLSWPQPPVAPSAATADAWGDFTKASGSPSPQSQGNAGWVQF; encoded by the exons AtggcggcggcggaggaggaggagtacgAGGCGGTGCTGTGTGTCAAACCGGCGGTTCACGTCTACCGGGTCCCGCCGCGGGCCTCCAACCGCGGCTACAG AGCTGCGGAGTGGCAGCTGGACCAGCCGGCGTGGAGCGGCAGGCTGCGGATCACGGCCAAGGGCAAGATCGCCTTCATTAAGCTGGAGGACAGAACCTCGg GAGAGCTTTTTGCCCAGGCACCGGTGGAGCAATTCCCGGGCATCGCCGTGGAGAGCGTGACCGACTCCAGCAGATACTTCGTGATCCGGATCGAGGACGGCAACG gccGCCGGGCGTTCATTGGAGTCGGCTTTGTCGACCGAGGGGATGCTTTTGACTTCAATGTAGCTCTCCAAGACCATTTTAA GTgggtgaggcagcagagtgagctggccaaacaggctgagagccccGAGCAGGGCCCCAAGCTGGACCTGGGCTTCAAGGAGGGACAAACCATCAAGCTCAACATTGCG aacatgaagaaaaaagaaggaggagcagggaacCCCAGACCACGTCCTGCAGGTCCTGGGGGGCTCAGCTTgctcccaccacctcctggaGGAAAATCTTCCACTCCAGTTTGTCCTGCAGAGCGACCAACACCGCTCTCAGCACCCACCCGGCTCCCAGGCACCCCCATCACAG actccctcttgtcctggccacagcctcctgttgctccctctgctgccactgctgacgCCTGGGGAGACTTCACCAAAGCTTCAGG gTCACCTTCTCCCCAGAGTCAGGGAAATGCAGGCTGGGTTCAGTTCTAA
- the SZRD1 gene encoding SUZ domain-containing protein 1 isoform X2 — protein MPPSLEVFKARKSKSPPQVPIVIQDDSHPAGPSPQIRILKRPSTNGVLSTPNSASRPALPVKSLAQREAEYAEARKRILGSASPEEEQEKPILDRPPRISQPEDSRQPNNVIRQPLGPDGSQGFKQRR, from the exons atgcccccctccctggaggtgttcaaggccag AAAATCCAAATCTCCTCCCCAAGTGCCCATTGTGATCCAGGACGACAGCCACCCAGCTGGGCCTTCCCCTCAGATCCGCATCCTGAAGAGGCCAAGCACCAACGGagtgctcagcacccccaactcCGCCAGCAGGCCGGCCCTGCCCGTCAAGTCCCTGGCACAGCGCGAGGCCGAGTACGCCGAGGCCAGGAAACGCatcctgggcagtgccagccctgaggaggagcaggagaaaccCATTCTGGATag gccGCCGAGGATCTCGCAGCCGGAGGACAGCCGACAGCCCAACAATGTGATCAGACAACCGCTGGGCCCCGATGGCTCGCAGGGCTTCAAGCAGCGCAGATAA